One part of the Ornithodoros turicata isolate Travis chromosome 2, ASM3712646v1, whole genome shotgun sequence genome encodes these proteins:
- the LOC135386205 gene encoding ELMO domain-containing protein 1-like, translating into MWAFLNRVVVFLYMQIRPTIKWIMRSVTHLCELQRICYGTEPGYRRTRDLEWSMQMSRTTAIRAICERLKQMADEGRFSKEQSNNAVECAVMGIAYIKKVNPQIHSEFIRSLRRSILQMFGYRHLMVQVERLRKVQFMAQDPDHLNKLLRLWKLLRPDEHLMGPVSKQWTTIGFQGDDPRTDFRGMGMLGLDNLVFFATEYTDVARHVLSHSQHPEYGYSFAIVGINLTSLLYHLLMKGQLKSHLYNAASERAQVTDFHRTYCYVFFEFDRLWLAEKPTDIMEFNRIRDKFEDYLTQMLEKDSCLLRLNERVKIV; encoded by the coding sequence ATGTGGGCCTTCTTAAATCGCGTCGTTGTTTTCTTGTACATGCAAATTCGTCCAACAATCAAGTGGATAATGCGAAGTGTTACACACTTGTGCGAACTACAGCGTATCTGCTACGGCACGGAGCCGGGATACCGACGGACCCGAGACTTGGAATGGAGCATGCAGATGTCCCGCACAACGGCCATTCGTGCAATCTGCGAAAGACTCAAGCAAATGGCAGACGAAGGACGCTTTTCCAAAGAGCAGAGCAACAACGCCGTTGAGTGTGCCGTGATGGGAATCGCTTACATCAAGAAGGTCAACCCTCAGATCCACAGCGAGTTCATCCGATCTCTCCGAAGGAGCATACTTCAGATGTTCGGTTACAGGCACCTCATGGTTCAAGTGGAACGCCTGCGTAAGGTGCAGTTCATGGCGCAAGACCCCGACCACCTCAACAAACTCCTGAGGTTGTGGAAGCTTCTTCGTCCGGACGAGCATCTTATGGGACCGGTATCGAAGCAGTGGACGACGATCGGTTTTCAAGGGGACGATCCGCGCACCGATTTTCGAGGCATGGGCATGTTAGGTTTGGACAACTTGGTTTTCTTCGCCACGGAGTACACGGACGTCGCGCGACACGTGCTCTCTCATTCTCAGCATCCCGAGTACGGGTACTCCTTCGCCATCGTGGGAATCAACCTGACGAGCCTGCTGTACCACCTGCTCATGAAAGGCCAGCTCAAGTCGCACCTGTACAATGCGGCCAGCGAACGGGCTCAGGTGACGGACTTCCACAGGACTTACTGTTACGTCTTCTTCGAGTTCGACAGGTTGTGGCTGGCGGAGAAGCCCACGGACATTATGGAGTTCAACCGCATCAGGGACAAATTTGAGGACTACCTGACTCAGATGCTCGAGAAGGACAGCTGTCTGCTTAGGTTGAACGAACGCGTCAAAATTGTTTGA
- the LOC135386206 gene encoding FAST kinase domain-containing protein 1, mitochondrial-like, with product MITPKHIGRSLVKTRHRLLSGGFSAIWCKLFRSTTRSRRCDYEVPTDSEDNEPAESKWAPYQTVVIPDHADPILNQLLSATSPLEILQCSTEQNLSPQHAAQAIICLWDVKKISPGRTVFDPAALVGFESIVSQVAHNRRVLADTALTAVLVALKRLCVTSHTAAYSALIQEASQRCRNFDLQSLSRFLVSLDQSSNVSLSYQCKAMERLQALLPRCYTDEDVKCAAISLLRVSRLASPDFVDAFGKKTLDVLTPVSDFHTVLRCLPVLAKRQSSSKSRSYMCRLLSLINPAISRFDSQDLSSLASNFILRGDDVPDTLSLIRERAKTLFFEEPSASLARCLAISSYSAVKRVEERLLPLLENATDEWDLTKLLDVVLLLPVEDKAVLTLFWEKVAAVLASSRSAQTIIRGYVVCFAKTGFRHNRFEEEGLKWSLSQLDSRCFYPRTVSLATLFVLGFGRLSSEHAAHMVSMLPQLTPLLLRDVARGVYLSKQRTCGTLEESLHKEFRRRVSTTESWKEINILMMTEKLLSATGGLKEGIINSYRARVNQAPPNSVGIFCKLMAAERFWLPDVYDALVLRVLEEENLLGPVGISNLLFACFQSGYAPHRLDALASTANEQLLRNFDDMQETVLLQAAIALGFFQSLGSALVKHIFSVAFMDRLDKQLAGLSALSRHQLRELLSTLNRIVCLDFPEEGVPWFHQHYYQNHITTVSHRLQPIQREVLEVLVHLLSGMDHVRCHVYTPYYYHISFECVLDNNGRPVPCSDYGSVLWGCDPALDERHAKISSSLPPEYQRVAIDVLREPSFCDNVPHMAGYQLLKNRHLEILGYKLIQVPFFEWNSMRLSDRHSRAAYLQAKICAPT from the exons ATGATCACACCGAAGCACATAGGTAGAAGTTTAGTGAAGACAAGACACAGATTGTTATCCGGTGGTTTCTCCGCGATTTGGTGCAAGCTGTTTAGGAGCACCACTCGGTCTCGTCGTTGTGACTATGAAGTGCCCACGGACAGTGAAGACAATGAACCAGCTGAAAGCAAATGGGCCCCTTATCAGACTGTCGTCATCCCTGACCACGCTGATCCTATTCTTAACCAATTACTGTCTGCAACATCACCTTTG GAGATACTCCAGTGCAGCACGGAACAGAACCTGTCACCCCAGCATGCAGCTCAAGCCATCATCTGTCTCTGGGACGTCAAAAAGATATCCCCAGGCCGCACAGTGTTCGACCCTGCTGCCCTCGTAGGCTTCGAGAGCATCGTGTCACAAGTAGCGCACAACCGACGAGTGCTCGCCGACACTGCTTTAACTGCTGTTCTGGTGGCTCTGAAACGGTTGTGTGTCACATCACATACTGCAGCGTACAGCGCACTAATACAGGAAGCATCGCAACGTTGCAGAAACTTTGACTTGCAGAGTCTGTCGCGGTTCCTAGTCAGCCTGGACCAGTCCAGCAACGTCAGCCTTTCGTATCAATGTAAAGCGATGGAGCGTCTCCAAGCGCTTCTTCCACGATGCTACACGGACGAAGATGTTAAGTGCGCAGCCATCTCCCTGCTGAGGGTCTCTCGGCTTGCCTCGCCCGATTTCGTCGACGCGTTCGGCAAGAAAACGTTAGACGTTCTAACGCCGGTCTCAGATTTTCACACCGTTCTGCGCTGTCTTCCAGTGCTCGCCAAGAGGCAAAGCAGCAGCAAGAGTCGCTCGTACATGTGCAGGCTACTTTCGTTGATCAACCCCGCGATTTCAAGGTTCGACAGCCAGGACCTGAGTTCGCTGGCAAGCAATTTCATCTTACGAGGGGACGACGTGCCCGACACGCTGAGTCTCATCCGCGAGCGCGCGAAAACGTTGTTTTTCGAGGAACCGTCGGCTTCGCTGGCGAGATGCCTCGCCATAAGTTCCTACTCCGCCGTAAAACGAGTGGAGGAACGCCTGCTACCGCTGCTAGAAAACGCCACGGACGAGTGGGATTTGACCAAGCTCCTGGACGTCGTCTTACTGTTACCGGTGGAAGACAAGGCAGTTTTGACCTTGTTCTGGGAAAAGGTGGCAGCAGTACTAGCTTCGTCACGGAGTGCTCAGACTATCATTCGAGGCTACGTCGTCTGTTTCGCAAAGACCGGGTTTCGACACAATAGGTTCGAGGAAGAAGGTCTGAAGTGGAGTTTGTCGCAGCTAGACTCTCGTTGCTTCTATCCGAGGACGGTATCTCTGGCAACGCTATTCGTTTTGGGTTTCGGACGTCTAAGCTCGGAACACGCGGCACATATGGTGTCGATGCTTCCGCAGCTGACGCCCCTCCTACTTCGGGACGTTGCACGCGGAGTCTACTTGTCGAAGCAAAGGACGTGCGGGACGCTCGAGGAGTCACTGCACAAGGAGTTTAGGAGGAGAGTGTCTACCACAGAATCGTGGAAGGAAATTAATATTCTAATGATGACAGAAAAACTGCTTTCTGCTACTGGAGGGTTGAAGGAAGGCATAATAAATAG ctacaGAGCTCGGGTCAACCAGGCACCTCCAAACAGTGTAGGCATTTTCTGTAAGCTGATGGCTGCAGAGCGATTTTGGCTGCCTGATGTTTACGATGCACTTGTGCTGCGTGTGCTGGAAGAGGAAAACCTCCTGGGACCTGTAGGAATCTCTAATCTGTTATTTGCCTGCTTCCAAAGTGGCTATGCCCCACACAGGCTGGATGCCCTAGCATCGACTGCCAATGAACAGCTGCTTAG GAATTTTGATGACATGCAGGAAACTGTGCTTCTGCAAGCTGCGATTGCTCTAGGTTTTTTTCAAAGTTTAGGCAGTGCCCTCGTCAAGCACATTTTCTCGGTAGCATTCATGGATCGGTTGGACAAGCAGCTTGCGG GGCTCAGTGCATTGTCCAGGCATCAGCTACGAGAGTTGCTGTCTACGTTGAACCGCATTGTGTGTCTAGACTTCCCAGAGGAAGGTGTCCCATGGTTCCACCAGCATTACTACCAAAACCACATTACAACTG TGTCTCACAGGTTGCAGCCCATACAAAGAGAAGTGCTAGAAGTGCTCGTACATCTGCTTTCCGGCATGGACCATGTTCGTTGTCATGTCTACACGCCATATTACTACCACATAA GTTTCGAATGTGTCCTGGACAACAATGGTCGACCTGTACCTTGCTCAGATTATGGAAGTGTTCTCTGGGGCTGCGATCCAGCCCTGGATGAGCGCCACGCAAAGATCTCTAGCAGCCTGCCTCCAGAATATCAAAG GGTTGCCATTGATGTCCTCAGGGAACCCAGTTTCTGTGATAATGTCCCTCATATGGCTGGGTACCAACTTCTGAAAAACCGCCACTTGGAAATCTTGGGCTACAAGCTCATTCAG GTACCCTTCTTTGAATGGAATTCAATGAGATTGTCAGACCGGCATTCTCGTGCAGCGTACTTGCAAGCCAAGATATGTGCACCCACATAG
- the LOC135386204 gene encoding putative Dol-P-Glc:Glc(2)Man(9)GlcNAc(2)-PP-Dol alpha-1,2-glucosyltransferase: MHFYVFVLVFFIVATVTSVLHVIVNKVQETAYMDEEFHIPQAQAYCEHNFTHWDSKITTPPGLYLTSLALNGVRNIFTSSNLCTAEGLRFTNVFLTVLNLWLSSLISIKLAYVYATVKVRVKLICSSAVLTTLPVLYFFAFLYYTDPGTVFFLQLMYLYHLYEWYWLASAFGAASVMFRQTSIVWVAMLAGCRLLEIVEKECFQDVKPCEVIKAVVTKWIVTIKKIFRDCFGYMVVGVLFLSFIFYNGSIVLGDKSAHQACFHLAQLGYFLLFTLVHASPYLLHPSAVKDFCKSVVQHIWFYVLLAALSIAGVQKLSYVHPYLLADNRHFTFYLWRRFLGRGTALRCSLVPFYIYAGYAILWQLRHKSTSWRVLYCFAVLASTVPQKLLEFRYFIVPYLFFRLNIRCPSYKQLLLELGIYTVINVAAFYLFLGRTFYWEDVSSPQRFMW, translated from the coding sequence ATGCATTTTTACGTGTTCGTGCTAGTATTTTTCATTGTGGCGACAGTTACGTCTGTCCTTCACGTCATCGTGAACAAAGTGCAGGAGACAGCTTACATGGACGAAGAGTTTCACATTCCACAAGCGCAAGCTTACTGCGAGCACAACTTCACTCATTGGGACTCCAAGATAACAACGCCACCGGGACTCTACCTCACATCTCTCGCATTGAATGGTGTGAGAAACATCTTCACATCAAGCAATTTATGCACAGCAGAGGGTTTGCGTTTTACAAATGTCTTCCTTACCGTCTTGAACCTGTGGCTTTCTAGTCTTATCTCCATCAAGCTTGCGTACGTGTACGCGACGGTGAAAGTGCGAGTGAAGCTGATTTGCTCAAGTGCAGTGTTGACGACATTGCCGGTGCTTTATTTCTTCGCGTTCTTGTACTACACAGACCCAGGAACCGTATTCTTCCTTCAGCTCATGTACCTTTATCATCTCTACGAGTGGTACTGGCTGGCATCTGCGTTCGGAGCGGCGAGTGTCATGTTTCGGCAAACGTCCATCGTGTGGGTTGCGATGCTTGCAGGTTGCAGACTGCTCGAAATAGTGGAGAAAGAGTGTTTCCAAGACGTCAAACCGTGCGAAGTCATCAAGGCAGTGGTTACCAAGTGGATTGTCACGATTAAGAAAATATTTCGGGACTGTTTCGGGTACATGGTAGTGGGGGTACTCTTTCTGTCGTTCATTTTCTACAACGGTAGTATCGTACTCGGTGATAAAAGTGCACACCAAGCTTGCTTTCACTTGGCGCAGTTGGGTTACTTTTTGCTGTTCACACTCGTGCACGCTTCGCCATACCTACTTCATCCCAGTGCCGTGAAGGATTTCTGCAAAAGTGTGGTGCAACACATCTGGTTTTACGTTTTGCTGGCTGCGCTCTCGATAGCAGGGGTCCAAAAACTAAGCTACGTCCACCCGTACCTGCTCGCGGATAACCGTCATTTCACGTTTTACCTGTGGAGGCGATTCCTCGGCAGAGGAACAGCACTGCGATGTTCCCTCGTTCCGTTCTATATATACGCTGGGTACGCGATTTTGTGGCAGCTTCGACATAAGAGCACCTCGTGGCGCGTTCTTTACTGCTTTGCCGTGCTTGCGTCGACCGTGCCGCAGAAGCTGCTGGAGTTTCGCTACTTCATAGTCCCTTACCTCTTCTTCAGGCTCAACATAAGGTGTCCAAGCTACAAGCAGCTCCTCTTGGAATTGGGGATCTACACCGTGATCAATGTAGCTGCTTTTTACTTGTTCCTAGGCAGGACGTTTTACTGGGAGGATGTTTCGAGTCCGCAGAGGTTCATGTGGTGA